A DNA window from Bacteroides cellulosilyticus contains the following coding sequences:
- a CDS encoding hybrid sensor histidine kinase/response regulator transcription factor yields the protein MENRMHRTEIQIYVSPFLIVIFLLMSIFSYAQQIIAKQMPFLEQLPSNEVIDLHQDQNGFIWLGTKNGLGRYDGYQLQTFKSDFNQPHLLTDDFIWCFAEDDNCLLVGTRQGVNLVDKSNYQIRPFPDTEIQNTWINFMLVDSRKELWICTRNQVSHYNSDYSLKKRYGNLIPAVPNNGINSIYEDHFGNIWVCTWGGGLYKYLKNTDTFMSFPTLGVNNNPFKIFQDRDDQYWILTWGDGIYRFHPDATEDKMYTHQEIFNEKLHLPETAFFSVVQDDVYGYIWVFGYHELYAFKVVDGHLEKVDLSSYMFDYNKMFSQIIKDREGNLWAGAYDSGYHLLMGNPAIANNFLPKLKRHVGFDTNITTLGIDPNNGLWFNQERWGLCWYDIEQDKFYDYSNTNSGVHNVGYILRSKQPGEFWLGCRDQPTLYKAKLNSKREIEYLLAKDLYTPKGTTGNITSMYEDSKGNLWVATTGQLYLKPDGKDFIIPEFSLPNITSIAEDGHGNIWLATEDSGLHKVSLRDKLKPIKQYSTQNSSLPSNNIDKIVIQENHLWIATTQGSILKMDFNSETMKDFSSSCGMTGQSILGMKHDRNTLWILTNRQLTAYDIQSDRYIHYSNSDESVQINSFKKDVIDLFNGKLYAGGHGGFVSMASSKFPSKKINSNPVIITDIKVSNNSFFFNPQRQSKDLSTRSVWLESEDNNLEIFFSALQFTATSRIRYAYKMDGVDKEWVYTETGNRSAFYNKIPKGYHTFKVRSTDEYGYWKDDVTELRIYKKPAWYETWWAYGTYITLTILILYSIMFYYLHRVRQSDQVRFQKELTKTKLEYFTHISHELLTPLTTISCVADNLKETKVSPQEDVHILKSNVLRLKRLIQQVLDFRKVENDSFVLTPTYGNISSFIREIYHTGIRPIIEKKNLHFSLHLEEKDIWGYMDFDKIDKVLYNILSNAAKYTPADKKVELNVSTLQKDNFRFLRIEVQDEGIGIDQKEISKIFTPFYVNKTAYAPQSNGVGLSLTKKLVTLHKGGIQVESNIGEGSRFTVLIPIDRNYYPEIKDIIETSKMPSTVPNEAIEETEGKEGTILLVDDNEEFLLLMKRKLAIHYNVLTATNGRKALEIVRAEDVDLMVSDYMMPEMDGIELCETMKQDINTSHIPVLMLTAKNSVEDQVKCFNAGANGYLTKPFDMKMLNARIDNLMRANQKRQEKFRVDTEINVVALEYQSTDEQFLERAIECIEHHLIETEFDIDTFASELSVSKSTLNRKMKAMTGLSPVEFIRNIRLKHACTLLKRPFINVSEVAYAVGFSNPKYFTKCFKKEFDVTPTEYQKKEEEK from the coding sequence ATGGAAAACAGAATGCATCGTACAGAAATTCAGATATATGTATCCCCCTTTCTCATTGTCATCTTCCTATTAATGAGCATTTTCTCATATGCACAGCAAATAATAGCCAAACAAATGCCTTTTCTGGAACAGCTGCCTTCCAATGAAGTAATAGACTTACATCAGGATCAGAATGGATTCATCTGGTTAGGAACTAAAAACGGCTTAGGGCGATATGACGGATACCAACTCCAGACTTTCAAATCAGATTTTAACCAGCCTCATTTATTAACCGATGATTTCATCTGGTGTTTTGCTGAGGATGATAATTGCCTGCTGGTAGGAACAAGACAGGGAGTTAATTTGGTGGATAAAAGTAACTATCAGATACGGCCATTCCCAGATACAGAAATCCAGAATACATGGATAAACTTCATGTTGGTAGATAGCCGGAAAGAACTATGGATATGTACCCGTAATCAGGTTTCTCACTACAATTCCGACTATTCGTTGAAGAAACGTTACGGAAATTTGATCCCGGCGGTTCCCAATAATGGTATAAACTCAATATATGAAGATCATTTCGGCAATATATGGGTATGCACATGGGGAGGAGGTTTATATAAGTATCTCAAGAATACAGATACATTTATGAGTTTCCCTACACTCGGAGTGAATAATAATCCGTTTAAAATATTTCAGGACAGAGATGACCAATATTGGATATTGACTTGGGGAGACGGTATCTACCGTTTTCATCCGGATGCAACAGAGGATAAAATGTACACGCATCAAGAAATCTTCAATGAAAAACTGCACCTGCCTGAAACCGCCTTCTTCAGTGTAGTACAAGATGATGTTTACGGCTATATATGGGTATTCGGCTACCACGAACTCTATGCTTTCAAAGTGGTGGACGGACATCTGGAAAAAGTGGACCTCAGCTCGTATATGTTCGATTATAACAAAATGTTCAGCCAGATCATTAAAGACAGGGAAGGCAACCTTTGGGCCGGGGCTTATGACAGCGGGTATCACTTGCTAATGGGAAATCCTGCCATAGCTAATAACTTCCTGCCCAAACTGAAAAGACATGTAGGTTTCGACACGAATATAACCACTCTGGGTATTGACCCCAACAATGGGCTCTGGTTCAATCAGGAACGTTGGGGACTCTGCTGGTATGACATAGAACAGGATAAATTCTATGACTACTCGAATACAAATTCCGGAGTGCATAATGTAGGATATATCCTCCGTTCGAAACAGCCGGGAGAATTCTGGTTGGGATGCAGAGACCAGCCTACTCTCTACAAAGCAAAACTAAACAGTAAAAGAGAAATTGAGTACCTACTGGCAAAGGACTTATATACACCAAAGGGGACTACAGGCAACATTACATCCATGTATGAAGACAGTAAGGGAAATTTATGGGTAGCTACTACCGGACAGCTCTATCTAAAACCGGATGGCAAAGACTTTATCATCCCCGAATTCTCTCTGCCCAACATTACATCTATTGCAGAAGACGGACACGGTAACATCTGGTTGGCAACCGAAGATTCCGGTTTACATAAGGTTTCTTTACGGGATAAGCTGAAACCGATTAAACAATACTCAACCCAGAATTCATCCTTACCCAGTAACAATATTGATAAGATAGTGATCCAGGAAAACCATCTATGGATCGCCACTACTCAAGGTTCCATCCTGAAAATGGATTTCAACTCAGAGACAATGAAGGACTTCAGTAGCTCATGCGGAATGACCGGACAGTCTATTTTAGGGATGAAACATGACAGGAATACCCTTTGGATACTAACAAACCGACAATTGACTGCCTATGATATCCAGTCAGATAGATACATTCATTATTCAAATTCAGACGAATCCGTTCAGATAAACTCGTTCAAGAAGGACGTCATAGACTTGTTCAATGGCAAGCTTTATGCCGGTGGGCATGGTGGCTTTGTATCGATGGCTTCCTCAAAATTCCCGTCTAAGAAGATCAATTCCAATCCGGTCATCATAACAGATATCAAAGTATCCAATAATTCTTTCTTCTTCAATCCCCAGCGCCAGTCGAAAGATTTATCAACCCGAAGCGTCTGGTTGGAGTCCGAAGATAACAATCTTGAAATCTTCTTCTCCGCTCTTCAATTTACAGCAACATCGAGAATAAGATACGCCTACAAGATGGATGGCGTGGACAAGGAATGGGTATACACCGAAACCGGCAACCGATCAGCTTTCTACAATAAAATCCCTAAAGGATACCATACTTTCAAAGTGCGTTCTACAGACGAATACGGCTACTGGAAAGACGACGTCACAGAACTGCGTATCTATAAAAAGCCGGCTTGGTATGAAACATGGTGGGCATATGGTACCTATATAACTCTCACCATCCTGATTCTTTATTCCATCATGTTCTATTACTTGCACAGGGTAAGGCAGTCCGACCAGGTCAGATTCCAGAAAGAACTGACCAAGACTAAACTGGAATATTTCACCCATATAAGCCATGAATTACTCACCCCACTTACTACCATCAGCTGCGTAGCGGACAACCTAAAAGAAACAAAGGTTTCTCCACAGGAAGATGTACATATATTGAAAAGTAATGTGCTCCGCTTAAAACGCTTAATCCAGCAAGTGCTAGATTTCCGGAAAGTAGAAAACGACTCGTTTGTACTTACCCCTACCTATGGCAATATCAGCAGCTTCATCCGTGAAATCTACCATACAGGCATACGACCGATCATTGAAAAGAAAAACCTTCATTTCAGTCTTCATCTGGAAGAAAAAGACATTTGGGGATATATGGACTTTGACAAAATAGATAAGGTTCTGTACAACATACTCTCGAATGCAGCCAAATATACACCTGCCGATAAAAAAGTAGAACTGAATGTATCGACTCTGCAAAAGGATAATTTCCGATTCCTCCGGATAGAGGTGCAGGATGAAGGAATAGGCATAGACCAGAAAGAAATATCCAAGATATTCACTCCATTCTATGTGAACAAAACAGCTTATGCGCCTCAATCAAACGGTGTAGGGCTTTCATTAACCAAGAAACTAGTCACCTTGCACAAGGGAGGCATCCAGGTAGAAAGCAACATCGGAGAAGGTTCCAGATTTACAGTTCTAATCCCTATCGACCGGAATTATTATCCGGAAATAAAGGACATTATCGAAACCAGTAAAATGCCGTCAACAGTACCAAATGAAGCAATAGAGGAAACAGAAGGGAAAGAAGGTACGATATTACTGGTAGATGACAATGAAGAGTTCCTGCTACTGATGAAAAGAAAACTGGCAATACACTATAATGTACTCACCGCTACAAATGGGAGAAAAGCACTGGAGATTGTAAGGGCCGAAGACGTAGATCTGATGGTCAGTGACTATATGATGCCCGAGATGGATGGAATCGAACTTTGTGAAACTATGAAACAGGACATCAACACCAGCCACATACCGGTACTGATGCTCACGGCAAAAAATTCAGTAGAAGACCAAGTGAAATGTTTCAATGCGGGAGCAAACGGATACCTGACGAAGCCATTCGATATGAAAATGCTCAATGCACGCATTGATAATCTGATGAGAGCCAACCAGAAACGGCAAGAGAAGTTCAGAGTCGATACAGAAATCAACGTTGTAGCACTGGAATATCAGAGTACTGACGAGCAATTCCTGGAAAGAGCTATAGAATGCATCGAACACCATCTGATTGAAACAGAATTTGACATAGACACCTTTGCTTCGGAACTTAGCGTATCCAAGTCCACCCTAAACAGAAAGATGAAAGCGATGACTGGACTCTCTCCAGTAGAATTTATCCGCAATATCCGACTTAAACATGCCTGCACACTCCTGAAAAGACCTTTCATTAATGTTTCAGAAGTTGCTTATGCAGTGGGCTTCAGCAACCCTAAGTATTTCACAAAGTGTTTCAAAAAAGAGTTTGACGTAACACCTACCGAGTATCAGAAAAAGGAAGAAGAGAAATAG
- a CDS encoding SusC/RagA family TonB-linked outer membrane protein produces MEKHKFLMWFTFLFIGMVNVYAQQSTLNGKVLDGNGEPLIGVSIQVKNTPRGTITDFNGNFSVEVTSGETLIISYIGYLQQEIGITNQKTLNVTMTEDSQTLDEVVVVGYGSQSKRKVTTAISNVDSETLTRSASTTTAGALSGKMSGLSTRAKDSRPGRGIQLEIRNMGKPLYVIDGVPYGGEAERDWLGLTRISGEDAFNALNLEDIENISILKDASAAIYGLRAANGVVLVTTKKGRKDEKVSININGYYGWQNLTRFPEMANAAQYVRGRVEAEQNAGADPSLLYSKEELAKWQAGTEPGYQSYDYYDLIMRKNVPQYHLNANITGGSARSNYYMSLSRTGQEAQMEDFDYNRTNFQVNLSSNVYKGLTIGTQTSLKMEKTRDVGLGDSDSYFGAVLAVMANRPTAGPYANGNPDYINNTPNRSDLNPALFSRDKMGYKDFHTKEANVNLFAEYKFDFGLTAKYTYSQNYTDVMFDGFRYSYDLYTYDSNNDTYNRSGGLSAPWRFQNKAKSTSHYHNFQVNYTKTLWEDHYISAVWGYERSDWERDLTWLQGAPDNNFIPLITGTDKLTGYGDEWTYQARVGHIGRVNYSYKDKYLLELLCRYDASYLYAPGKRWGFFPGVSAGWRISDEKFFKKLKPVVNDLKLRFSVGQTGQEAGVSAFGYLVGYDYGRFTNNALVGGTVLDGEYVTGMQPKGLPVTNLSWEKHTTWNIGFDAKLFDNKLSVTADAFKKVISGIPAGRYDVLLPSEVGYSLPNDNLNKNEYRGLEGMITYIDKIGELNYTISANITYSRFRDMERYKPRYGSSWDEYRNAPLDRWGGILWGYQVVGRFQSEEEIRNYPINNDGQNNRTQLPGDLIYKDVNGDGMIDYLDERPIGYPDSWAPMLSFGGNIGLQWKNFDLNLDFAGAAMQSWNQNYELRNAFHANGNSPAYLLEDRWHRADPYNPNSEWISGYYPAIRYNTSSNNGKTSDFWIHDVRFLRLKNAELGYSLPKKILEKVSITKARFFVSASNLFSIDNVSKYGIDPEIQASGGAVYPQQRTIMLGFNVTF; encoded by the coding sequence ATGGAAAAACACAAATTTCTAATGTGGTTTACCTTCCTATTTATAGGAATGGTAAATGTGTATGCTCAACAATCCACACTTAATGGCAAAGTGCTGGATGGAAATGGAGAACCATTGATAGGTGTATCTATCCAAGTGAAGAATACTCCTCGCGGAACCATTACCGATTTTAACGGTAATTTTTCAGTTGAGGTGACTTCCGGGGAAACGTTGATCATATCCTATATAGGGTATCTCCAGCAAGAAATTGGAATTACCAACCAAAAGACCTTAAACGTTACCATGACAGAAGACAGTCAAACACTGGATGAAGTAGTTGTTGTTGGTTACGGTTCTCAGTCAAAAAGGAAAGTTACTACAGCTATCAGTAATGTGGATTCTGAAACGCTGACCCGCTCTGCATCTACCACTACGGCTGGGGCTCTCTCCGGTAAAATGTCCGGATTATCTACCCGTGCCAAAGATTCACGCCCCGGAAGAGGTATCCAATTAGAAATACGCAATATGGGAAAACCCTTGTACGTAATTGATGGCGTTCCTTATGGAGGAGAAGCAGAAAGAGATTGGCTGGGCTTAACGCGCATATCCGGTGAAGACGCCTTTAATGCACTGAATTTGGAAGACATCGAGAACATCTCTATCCTTAAAGACGCTTCGGCAGCTATCTACGGTTTGCGTGCTGCAAACGGAGTTGTATTGGTAACTACCAAAAAGGGACGCAAAGATGAAAAAGTTTCGATCAACATTAATGGATATTATGGCTGGCAAAATCTGACCCGTTTCCCCGAAATGGCAAATGCAGCTCAATATGTACGCGGCAGGGTGGAAGCCGAGCAAAATGCAGGAGCTGATCCCAGCCTGCTTTATTCAAAAGAAGAACTAGCCAAGTGGCAGGCAGGGACAGAGCCCGGTTATCAGAGTTACGACTACTATGACCTAATCATGAGAAAAAATGTACCTCAATATCATCTTAATGCAAATATAACGGGAGGCTCTGCACGTTCAAACTATTACATGTCTCTCTCCCGTACAGGGCAAGAAGCACAAATGGAGGATTTCGATTACAACAGAACCAATTTTCAAGTTAATCTGTCAAGCAATGTTTATAAAGGATTAACTATAGGAACACAAACATCTTTAAAAATGGAAAAAACAAGAGATGTAGGATTAGGGGATAGCGACAGTTACTTCGGTGCTGTGTTAGCTGTAATGGCTAACAGACCGACAGCAGGCCCTTACGCAAATGGAAATCCTGATTATATTAATAACACTCCCAACAGATCAGACCTGAACCCTGCTCTGTTTTCCAGAGACAAAATGGGATATAAGGACTTTCACACTAAAGAAGCTAATGTTAATCTTTTCGCCGAATATAAATTTGATTTCGGATTAACTGCAAAGTATACTTATTCGCAAAATTATACAGACGTTATGTTCGACGGGTTTCGTTATTCCTATGATCTGTACACGTATGATTCAAATAATGACACGTATAATAGAAGTGGTGGTTTAAGCGCACCATGGAGATTCCAGAATAAGGCTAAATCAACATCCCATTATCACAATTTCCAAGTGAACTACACAAAAACGCTCTGGGAAGATCACTATATATCTGCCGTTTGGGGATATGAAAGGAGCGATTGGGAAAGAGACCTAACCTGGCTGCAAGGAGCACCCGATAACAACTTTATCCCTTTGATTACAGGTACCGATAAACTTACAGGTTACGGTGATGAATGGACCTATCAGGCAAGAGTTGGCCATATCGGAAGAGTCAACTACAGTTATAAAGACAAGTATCTGTTAGAATTACTTTGCAGATATGACGCTTCCTATTTATACGCTCCCGGCAAACGTTGGGGATTCTTCCCGGGAGTTTCTGCCGGATGGCGTATCTCTGATGAAAAATTCTTCAAAAAACTAAAACCTGTAGTGAATGATTTGAAGTTAAGATTTTCTGTTGGACAAACCGGTCAGGAAGCTGGAGTAAGTGCTTTCGGCTATTTGGTTGGATATGACTATGGGCGCTTCACCAACAACGCACTGGTTGGAGGCACGGTTCTGGATGGTGAGTACGTAACAGGTATGCAACCCAAAGGTCTTCCTGTAACCAACCTATCGTGGGAAAAACATACTACTTGGAATATTGGCTTTGACGCTAAACTTTTTGATAATAAACTATCAGTCACAGCAGATGCCTTTAAAAAAGTTATCTCAGGCATCCCGGCCGGACGTTATGATGTACTCTTACCAAGTGAAGTAGGATATAGCCTACCAAATGACAATCTGAATAAAAATGAGTACAGAGGGTTAGAAGGTATGATTACCTATATCGATAAAATCGGGGAACTAAATTATACTATAAGTGCCAATATCACCTACTCGAGATTCAGAGACATGGAAAGATATAAGCCTCGCTATGGTAGTTCCTGGGATGAATACCGTAATGCCCCCTTAGATCGCTGGGGCGGTATCTTATGGGGGTACCAAGTAGTGGGAAGATTCCAATCGGAAGAAGAGATTCGAAACTATCCGATTAATAACGACGGGCAAAACAACCGGACACAACTCCCCGGTGACTTGATCTACAAAGATGTCAACGGTGATGGTATGATCGACTATTTAGATGAAAGACCTATCGGATATCCAGACAGTTGGGCTCCTATGCTTTCTTTCGGAGGCAATATAGGTTTGCAATGGAAGAATTTTGATTTAAACTTGGACTTTGCAGGTGCTGCCATGCAATCGTGGAATCAAAATTATGAATTAAGAAACGCTTTCCATGCCAATGGAAACTCACCTGCCTATCTTCTGGAAGACAGATGGCACCGAGCCGATCCGTATAATCCCAATAGTGAATGGATATCAGGTTACTATCCTGCAATAAGGTATAATACAAGTTCAAACAATGGAAAGACATCCGATTTCTGGATACACGATGTTCGTTTTCTTCGGCTAAAGAATGCAGAACTGGGATACAGTTTACCTAAAAAGATACTGGAAAAAGTCAGTATCACCAAAGCCCGTTTCTTCGTAAGTGCTTCCAACTTATTTTCAATCGACAATGTAAGCAAGTACGGTATAGATCCCGAAATTCAAGCAAGCGGAGGAGCTGTATATCCACAACAAAGAACAATCATGTTAGGATTTAATGTAACCTTTTAA
- a CDS encoding RagB/SusD family nutrient uptake outer membrane protein: MKNKVYILSLVLAVLTSLAGCDNDAWLERTPKNSVTDDQVWDNPTMIKSLLSNFYNRLPGPVFNSGASCEADDAMWSGHADQDPGKNNRIEYPFDYARSWEYGLVRDINLALEKLESESNLSETLKKQFSAEFRFIRAFHYFDMIKRMGGVPLVTQLLIYDGSGDPTPLQTPRSKESEAYDFIYNELQEIKNEFSETGNSRTRGNKFAVLALQSRSMLYAASIAKYNNLMSSPISTIGGEVGIPADKANDYYQKSLAASREIIESGNFELSTNFYNLFVDKTLKEVIFAKDFMSAAEKQHAFTYDNITRSFSSSASGSSISPSLSFVECFDYLDGSKGTLKDKDANGNYIAYANLQDIFANKDARLYGTVIYPGSTFRSQQVDILAGVAIWNGTSYEFRTGELGSTYSDGGKLTGHDGPRNGETYVSNSGFYLRKFVCEDPVAAVQPTLAENWWPWFRLGEIYLNAAEAAFELGDPSAKDYINTLREKHGGFPANSISVLTNDIIRNERRIELAFEDHRFFDLKRWRIAHEVWDADPNDSNAVIHGLYPYRVIRPGHADDGKYIFERIRPTRFLYPRYFRMANYYSSIADNVLNNNPKLVKNPFH; this comes from the coding sequence ATGAAAAATAAAGTATATATTTTATCGCTTGTACTGGCAGTTCTGACTTCATTGGCCGGTTGTGATAATGATGCATGGCTGGAAAGAACCCCTAAGAATAGTGTTACCGATGATCAAGTATGGGATAATCCTACTATGATAAAAAGTTTATTATCCAACTTTTACAACAGATTGCCTGGCCCGGTATTCAATAGTGGAGCAAGTTGTGAGGCAGATGATGCTATGTGGTCGGGGCATGCAGATCAAGATCCCGGTAAGAACAACCGTATAGAATATCCGTTTGATTACGCCAGGAGCTGGGAATATGGATTAGTAAGAGATATTAATTTAGCATTAGAAAAGCTAGAATCAGAATCCAATCTTTCGGAAACACTAAAAAAACAATTTAGCGCTGAATTCAGATTTATCCGGGCTTTTCATTACTTTGATATGATTAAACGCATGGGAGGAGTGCCCTTAGTCACCCAGTTGTTAATCTATGACGGTAGTGGAGACCCCACTCCCCTGCAAACTCCTCGCTCCAAAGAATCGGAAGCTTATGATTTTATCTATAACGAACTTCAGGAAATAAAAAATGAGTTTTCAGAAACAGGAAACAGCAGAACCCGCGGTAATAAGTTTGCAGTATTGGCTTTACAAAGTAGATCGATGCTTTATGCTGCCTCGATTGCCAAATACAACAATCTAATGAGCTCACCTATTTCTACCATCGGAGGAGAAGTGGGTATTCCAGCAGATAAGGCAAACGATTATTATCAAAAATCGCTTGCTGCATCAAGAGAAATCATAGAAAGTGGCAATTTTGAATTGAGTACCAATTTTTATAATCTCTTTGTAGACAAAACTCTGAAAGAAGTGATATTTGCCAAAGATTTTATGAGCGCAGCTGAAAAACAACATGCCTTTACTTATGACAATATCACCAGAAGTTTCAGCTCAAGTGCTTCAGGTTCTTCTATATCCCCCTCGCTAAGTTTTGTGGAATGTTTTGACTATTTGGATGGAAGCAAAGGCACTTTAAAAGATAAAGATGCAAATGGTAACTACATTGCATATGCAAATCTACAAGACATTTTTGCCAACAAGGACGCCCGCTTATATGGAACGGTCATTTATCCGGGAAGTACATTCCGTTCGCAGCAGGTAGACATCCTGGCAGGAGTTGCCATATGGAACGGCACTAGTTACGAATTTCGGACAGGAGAATTGGGAAGTACTTATAGCGATGGTGGAAAGTTAACCGGACATGACGGCCCTCGAAATGGTGAAACATATGTCAGTAATTCAGGCTTTTATCTTCGGAAATTCGTATGCGAAGACCCAGTAGCCGCCGTACAACCAACATTGGCAGAAAATTGGTGGCCCTGGTTTCGTCTAGGCGAAATCTACCTGAATGCAGCAGAAGCTGCCTTTGAATTAGGCGACCCAAGTGCCAAAGACTATATTAATACCCTAAGGGAAAAACATGGAGGTTTCCCAGCCAACAGTATATCGGTACTTACCAATGACATTATACGCAATGAACGCCGTATAGAACTGGCATTCGAAGATCATCGCTTCTTCGACCTGAAACGATGGAGAATAGCACACGAGGTATGGGATGCCGATCCTAATGATTCAAATGCAGTAATCCACGGCCTGTACCCGTACAGAGTAATACGCCCGGGGCATGCAGATGATGGAAAATATATTTTTGAAAGGATACGCCCCACTCGATTCTTGTATCCCAGATACTTCAGGATGGCTAATTATTATTCATCCATAGCCGATAATGTATTGAACAATAATCCTAAACTTGTTAAAAACCCATTCCATTAA
- a CDS encoding DUF3823 domain-containing protein, producing MKMKIKSICLATIAILLLASCEYDNYDMPNAILSGRVVYEGTPVGVRATATRLELWQDGYANRTKIDVNIAHDGTYSAALFNGRYKIVRVAGAPWEAQSSDTIVVDVKGNTTKDVEINPFIAISNENIHKESGNTVQVQFTVKNVVQGSKLEEVKLFFSKNMILDNNLNDGTESLDISTIESGHETTATVNIPVALVSENYIFTRLGVRSDKSNEFYYTQVQKLQLK from the coding sequence ATGAAAATGAAAATAAAATCAATATGTCTTGCAACCATTGCAATTTTATTACTTGCCAGTTGCGAATATGATAATTATGATATGCCAAACGCAATACTTTCAGGCAGAGTTGTTTACGAAGGGACTCCGGTAGGAGTACGAGCCACGGCCACCCGTTTGGAATTGTGGCAGGATGGCTATGCCAACAGAACTAAAATAGATGTAAATATAGCACATGACGGTACTTATTCGGCAGCCCTGTTTAATGGACGATATAAAATCGTCAGAGTTGCCGGAGCTCCTTGGGAAGCACAGTCATCTGATACAATAGTTGTTGATGTAAAAGGCAACACAACCAAAGATGTTGAAATAAATCCATTTATTGCAATTAGCAATGAGAATATCCATAAGGAATCCGGCAATACAGTCCAAGTACAATTTACAGTCAAGAATGTAGTTCAAGGTTCGAAGTTGGAAGAAGTGAAACTCTTCTTCAGCAAAAATATGATACTGGACAATAATTTAAATGATGGAACAGAAAGCTTAGATATTTCAACTATCGAGTCCGGCCATGAAACAACTGCTACAGTGAATATTCCTGTTGCATTAGTTTCAGAAAATTATATTTTTACAAGGCTTGGCGTGCGTTCAGATAAATCAAATGAATTCTATTATACGCAAGTGCAGAAATTACAATTAAAGTAA